The Cydia splendana unplaced genomic scaffold, ilCydSple1.2 scaffold_124_ctg1, whole genome shotgun sequence genome window below encodes:
- the LOC134805499 gene encoding uncharacterized protein LOC134805499, with translation MTTARVLLFIKKCQRKCNRIDTELLQSAEDLLIKKCQHDSFLSEIDCLKRNKPLSKDSRLLQLTPYLDDAGLLRVEGRIDKSVGVKESTKRPVILDGKHRITRLLVEHYHRLALHRAQELVVNELRQRYWILQLRPTVRAVAAHCLLCRYRRAMPQPQRMGDLPAARLQHNRRPFSFTEIDFFGPMEVTVGRGRQNRYGMLFTCLTVRAVHVEITESLTTDSTIMGLRRMIARRGTTTVIYCDNGTNLKGADLKLKRSIAELDSDALRNDGLVRGIEWKFIPPGAPEMGGAWERMVRTVKSSLRAILKERAPRSETLSTLMAEVEALVNSRPITYVSTDPNYPEALTPNHFLIGTSSNGPAFGKYDNEDLQLKRQWRIAQRLTDMFWARWLTEYLPTLPRQKWTRDRRSLHVGDYVILVEPNLDRGSWRHGIVSATHAGTDGRTRVVDVRTRTGILRRPVTRVALLAPEMARDD, from the coding sequence ATGACAACTGCACGGGTAttactatttattaaaaaatgtcaaCGTAAATGCAATCGAATCGACACCGAGCTGTTACAATCGGCAGAGGACCTgttgataaaaaaatgtcaacaTGATTCTTTTCTTTCAGAAATTGATTGCTTAAAGAGAAATAAGCCGTTATCGAAAGATAGCCGGCTACTGCAGTTAACACCTTATCTTGACGATGCGGGCCTACTACGGGTAGAAGGCCGCATCGACAAGAGTGTGGGTGTCAAGGAGTCTACGAAGAGGCCAGTGATTCTTGATGGCAAACATCGAATCACCAGACTGCTTGTAGAACACTACCACAGACTGGCACTGCACAGAGCTCAAGAACTAGTCGTTAATGAGTTAAGGCAACGCTATTGGATTCTGCAACTGCGACCAACTGTGCGCGCAGTCGCAGCTCATTGTCTACTGTGCAGATATCGTCGCGCCATGCCGCAGCCGCAGCGCATGGGTGACCTGCCAGCTGCCCGGCTGCAGCACAACCGTCGTCCGTTTTCGTTCACCGAAATTGACTTTTTTGGCCCAATGGAGGTCACAGTAGGTCGTGGTAGACAAAATCGCTACGGCATGTTATTTACGTGTCTGACAGTTCGAGCCGTTCACGTTGAAATAACGGAAAGTCTTACCACTGATTCGACCATAATGGGTTTAAGACGGATGATAGCACGCAGAGGTACCACTACCGTGATATACTGCGATAATGGGACAAATCTTAAAGGCGCTGACTTAAAACTGAAGCGCAGTATCGCTGAACTAGACAGCGATGCGCTGCGCAATGATGGACTCGTGAGAGGAATCGAGTGGAAATTCATTCCTCCAGGCGCTCCAGAGATGGGAGGAGCGTGGGAGCGCATGGTGCGCACTGTAAAATCATCCCTGCGAGCTATACTTAAGGAACGCGCACCACGCTCAGAGACGCTCTCAACATTGATGGCCGAGGTTGAAGCCCTGGTCAACAGTCGTCCGATCACGTACGTATCGACGGACCCTAATTATCCGGAAGCTCTGACGCCCAATCATTTTTTGATTGGCACGTCATCAAACGGACCAGCTTTTGGTAAGTACGACAACGAGGATCTCCAGCTGAAACGTCAATGGCGGATAGCACAACGTCTAACTGATATGTTTTGGGCACGTTGGCTCACGGAGTACTTGCCAACACTTCCGCGACAGAAGTGGACGCGCGACAGGCGTTCCTTACACGTAGGagattatgtaattttagtcGAACCTAACTTAGATCGTGGATCATGGCGGCACGGAATAGTGAGTGCGACACACGCCGGTACTGACGGACGTACTCGCGTGGTCGATGTCCGCACGCGCACCGGTATTTTACGCCGTCCCGTCACACGCGTCGCCTTACTTGCACCAGAGATGGCTCGTGATGACTAG